One region of Chryseobacterium muglaense genomic DNA includes:
- a CDS encoding VOC family protein, translated as MELSRFINPKITEDHRNAPVNALGYLRVMFAVADLDGTLDRLYKHGAQLVKEVVDYQNIYKLCYIRGPEGILIGLAEKIDNK; from the coding sequence TTGGAGCTTTCAAGATTCATTAATCCTAAAATTACAGAAGATCATCGCAATGCTCCCGTAAATGCTTTAGGTTATTTGCGGGTGATGTTTGCCGTTGCAGACTTAGACGGTACGCTCGACAGACTTTATAAACATGGCGCTCAACTTGTAAAAGAAGTCGTTGATTACCAAAATATTTATAAGCTTTGTTACATTCGTGGACCTGAAGGAATTCTTATCGGACTGGCAGAAAAAATTGACAACAAATGA
- a CDS encoding cytochrome-c peroxidase: MIKTLLSKLQPFLAVCFLLSVLSYSFQDLSLIYPSYFPKPVYNFKKNPLNFSTVELGRKLFYDPILSRDNTISCSTCHLSNQAFSHAGNHLSKGIEGGIGDRNSPAIFNLAWQKTFMWDGSVVNIDVQALAPINHPKEMGEDINVAVRKLNQSKEYKTLFYKSFGDSLATSERLMKALSQFQLTIVSANAKYDKVKQGKAKFTASENKGYQLFKQNCSSCHAEPLFSTYEFANNGLPFNPELNDNGKWNKTFEPADKLMFKIPSLRNLTYTYPYMHDGRFKTLDEVLEHYEKGIVKSPTLAKELQQPIVFNSHEKEDLLAFLATLNDSVLVSNQQFQKK, translated from the coding sequence ATGATTAAAACTTTATTATCTAAGCTTCAACCTTTCTTGGCAGTTTGTTTTTTACTGTCTGTTTTATCATATAGTTTTCAGGATTTATCGTTGATTTATCCTTCTTATTTTCCAAAACCTGTTTATAATTTTAAGAAAAATCCGTTGAATTTTTCTACAGTGGAACTGGGTAGGAAATTATTTTACGACCCTATTTTGTCGAGAGATAATACTATTTCTTGCTCAACTTGTCATTTATCAAATCAAGCCTTTTCGCATGCAGGAAATCATTTAAGCAAAGGGATTGAAGGCGGAATCGGAGACCGGAATTCTCCTGCGATTTTCAATTTGGCTTGGCAAAAAACATTTATGTGGGATGGCTCTGTTGTTAATATCGATGTTCAGGCTTTAGCACCAATCAATCATCCAAAAGAAATGGGTGAAGATATTAATGTTGCTGTTCGGAAGCTGAATCAGTCAAAAGAATACAAAACACTTTTCTATAAAAGTTTTGGGGATAGTTTAGCGACATCTGAACGGTTAATGAAAGCACTTTCACAGTTTCAGTTAACGATTGTTTCAGCTAATGCAAAATACGATAAAGTAAAACAGGGAAAAGCAAAGTTTACTGCTTCCGAAAATAAAGGCTACCAATTATTTAAACAAAATTGCAGTTCATGTCATGCAGAACCTCTTTTTTCAACCTACGAATTTGCAAACAACGGACTTCCATTTAATCCTGAGCTCAATGATAATGGAAAATGGAACAAAACTTTTGAGCCTGCAGATAAGTTGATGTTTAAAATCCCCAGTTTAAGAAATCTTACTTACACTTATCCTTATATGCATGACGGCAGATTTAAAACTTTAGATGAAGTTTTAGAACATTATGAAAAAGGAATCGTAAAAAGCCCGACTTTAGCGAAAGAACTGCAGCAACCTATTGTTTTTAATTCTCATGAAAAAGAAGATTTATTAGCTTTTTTAGCGACGCTTAATGATTCTGTTTTGGTTTCAAATCAGCAATTTCAGAAGAAATAA
- a CDS encoding VOC family protein — protein sequence MKNQNLLRMDNIGIVVESLDQSIVFFLELGLKLEGRSMIEGEWAGRVTGLGNQSVEVAMM from the coding sequence ATGAAAAATCAGAATTTACTTAGAATGGATAATATAGGAATTGTTGTAGAATCTTTAGACCAAAGTATTGTTTTTTTTCTCGAACTTGGCTTAAAACTAGAAGGAAGATCAATGATTGAAGGCGAATGGGCAGGCCGTGTAACTGGACTTGGTAATCAATCTGTAGAAGTCGCTATGATGTAA
- a CDS encoding family 43 glycosylhydrolase — protein MKKASFLFYILAGLLSNQNLHAQQNYVPSAKDTVWAKQFLAISGPGKEVSGDGHGGWRSGTDGVRYKGNHPRPEYNLNFDGITKGTAVEKGLLPPIKPAIELHLRDGVITLGGDGNYYLTGSSGDNIWAYTAGVELWKSKDLKKWDYVGLVWDIDKEAEDWVKEWREHPKRAVRAVWAPEIHYIKNNYYICFSMCPDGIGILKSTTGKPEGPYVNAFKEKGSIAKGIDPTLFQDEDGKVYFTYGAAKEIVQLKDDLSGFAEDFKKVNFTDYDTDPSHHAPKCEARGMHDLGHEGAVLFKRNGKYYLGAADNYETRYSTCLAVSDNLYGPYEHRHESIPSAGGTGFFKDKKGNWWSTYFGNDSQVQFREKVGLIKVDFTKSGKVIPAKKQPFVDKKNNKEWKNKWKKVWKPVL, from the coding sequence ATGAAGAAAGCTTCTTTTCTTTTTTACATTTTGGCAGGACTTCTTTCAAATCAAAATTTACACGCACAACAAAATTATGTTCCTTCTGCAAAAGATACTGTTTGGGCAAAACAATTTTTGGCAATTAGTGGTCCAGGAAAGGAAGTTTCTGGTGACGGGCATGGTGGATGGCGAAGTGGCACAGATGGTGTTCGTTATAAAGGAAATCATCCTAGACCTGAATATAATTTAAATTTCGACGGAATTACCAAAGGAACAGCTGTAGAAAAAGGATTGCTTCCTCCTATAAAACCGGCTATAGAACTACATTTACGAGATGGAGTAATCACTTTAGGCGGTGATGGAAATTATTATCTTACAGGTTCTTCAGGCGACAATATTTGGGCTTATACGGCAGGGGTAGAATTGTGGAAATCTAAAGATCTGAAAAAATGGGATTATGTAGGATTGGTTTGGGATATCGATAAAGAAGCTGAAGATTGGGTAAAAGAATGGCGCGAACATCCTAAAAGAGCGGTGAGAGCGGTTTGGGCCCCGGAAATTCATTATATTAAAAACAATTATTATATCTGTTTCAGCATGTGTCCCGATGGTATTGGAATTCTGAAAAGCACAACCGGAAAACCTGAAGGTCCTTACGTAAATGCTTTTAAAGAAAAAGGTTCGATAGCAAAAGGAATAGATCCTACTCTGTTTCAGGATGAAGATGGAAAAGTATATTTTACCTATGGTGCGGCAAAAGAAATTGTACAGCTGAAAGATGATTTGAGTGGTTTTGCAGAAGATTTCAAAAAAGTAAATTTTACGGATTATGATACCGACCCTTCTCATCATGCACCAAAATGTGAAGCGAGAGGAATGCACGACCTTGGCCATGAAGGTGCTGTTCTATTCAAAAGAAATGGGAAATATTATTTAGGAGCTGCAGATAATTACGAAACAAGATATTCTACCTGCTTAGCTGTTTCTGATAATTTGTACGGTCCTTACGAACACCGTCATGAATCTATACCTTCTGCCGGTGGAACAGGTTTCTTCAAAGATAAAAAAGGAAATTGGTGGAGTACCTATTTTGGAAATGATTCTCAGGTACAATTCCGTGAGAAAGTAGGTTTAATTAAAGTTGATTTCACCAAATCCGGAAAAGTTATTCCTGCTAAAAAGCAACCTTTTGTTGATAAAAAGAATAATAAAGAATGGAAAAATAAATGGAAAAAAGTATGGAAACCAGTTCTGTAA
- a CDS encoding type II toxin-antitoxin system RelE/ParE family toxin gives MRKINISSDAKSDLIKIEEYLLDKWNERVADDFYQKLIDVIDILETTNVQFEKYSDTNFRKFLLTKHSTIIYKVEENEINIVRILQNFQNPDENYQSLND, from the coding sequence ATGCGAAAAATTAATATTTCTTCAGATGCTAAATCAGATTTAATAAAGATTGAAGAATATTTATTAGACAAATGGAATGAAAGAGTTGCGGATGATTTTTATCAAAAACTAATTGATGTCATCGATATTTTGGAAACAACCAATGTTCAATTTGAAAAATATTCTGATACCAATTTTAGAAAATTTCTTTTAACAAAGCACAGTACAATTATTTATAAAGTAGAAGAAAATGAAATAAATATCGTCCGCATTCTCCAAAACTTCCAAAATCCGGATGAAAATTATCAATCTCTGAATGATTAA